TCTAAATCAGGGTATGCAGCGCGTGTTTCTTTAATACGGTTTAAAACACCTTGAGAATGACCGTGAGATGAATCAATTAATAATACATCAACACCGGCTTCTACTAATGCGTCGATACGTTCTGCAGTAGAACCACCAGCACCAACAGCAGCACCTACACGTAAACGACCTAATTCGTCTTTACATGCATTTGGTTTTTTCTCTGCTTGTTTAAAATCTTTAACCGTGATCATACCCGTTAGTTTGAAGTCTGTATTTACTGCAAGTACTTTTTCAATACGGTGTTTGTGCATTAGGCCAAGCACTTCTTCACGAGAAGCTTTCTTTCCAACAGTCACTAAACGATCTTTCGGTGTCATAACTGATTCAACTAGGGTAGTTAAATCATCAACAAAACGTACATCACGACCAGTAATGATACCCACTAGGTCATTGGCTTCGGTTACTACAGGAAAGCCAGCAAAACCGTATTGCTTAGCTAGTTCAGCTACATCAGCAATTGTCATGTCAGGTTTTACAGTAACGGGCTCAGCAACAATACCACTTACATATTTCTTCACTAAACGTACTTCAGCTGCTTGACGTTCAATAGACATGTTTTTGTGAACGAAACCAATACCACCTTCTTCAGCTAACGCGATCGCTAAACGACCTTCAGTTACTGTGTCCATCGCAGCAGCAAGCATAGGGATATTTAGTTGGATGTTTTTTGTTAGTTGAGTTTTTAGGTCAGCATCGTTCGGTAAAACAGTTGAATGAGCAGGTACAAGTAGTACGTCATCAAAGGTAAGGGCTTCTTTGGCAATTCTTAGCATGGGCAATATCTCACCTTGTTAAAGGTATAAAATGGACGACATAATTGGTATAAATATTGCGGACGAAGTATATGGATGCTTGTGGGTAAAAGCAAACTATATTTCAACTTTTTTTAGTTATCATTGATCTTAATCCCCATTAAAAAGCAAATCTGCTACAATATACCGACGTAATTACACCTAATTTTAACTGCTTAACGCTTAGAGAGCCTTATTTTGAACAATACCAATATTTATACAGTGACTCACTTAAATGCCAGCGTTAGGCAATTGCTTGAATCAGAGATGGGG
This Moritella sp. 5 DNA region includes the following protein-coding sequences:
- the guaB gene encoding IMP dehydrogenase gives rise to the protein MLRIAKEALTFDDVLLVPAHSTVLPNDADLKTQLTKNIQLNIPMLAAAMDTVTEGRLAIALAEEGGIGFVHKNMSIERQAAEVRLVKKYVSGIVAEPVTVKPDMTIADVAELAKQYGFAGFPVVTEANDLVGIITGRDVRFVDDLTTLVESVMTPKDRLVTVGKKASREEVLGLMHKHRIEKVLAVNTDFKLTGMITVKDFKQAEKKPNACKDELGRLRVGAAVGAGGSTAERIDALVEAGVDVLLIDSSHGHSQGVLNRIKETRAAYPDLEIIGGNVATGAGALALVDAGVSCVKVGIGPGSICTTRIVTGVGVPQITAINDAVTALEGTGIPVIADGGIRFSGDIAKALAAGASCVMVGSMFAGTEEAPGEVELYQGRAYKSYRGMGSLGAMSKGSSDRYFQSENAADKLVPEGIEGRVPYKGKLKEIIHQQMGGIRSSMGLTGCATIHDMNTKAEFVRITGSGITESHVHDVIMTKEAPNYRSN